One window of Myripristis murdjan chromosome 8, fMyrMur1.1, whole genome shotgun sequence genomic DNA carries:
- the rpl23 gene encoding large ribosomal subunit protein uL14, with the protein MSKRGRGGSSGAKFRISLGLPVGAVINCADNTGAKNLYIISVKGIKGRLNRLPAAGVGDMVMATVKKGKPELRKKVHPAVVIRQRKSYRRKDGVFLYFEDNAGVIVNNKGEMKGSAITGPVAKECADLWPRIASNAGSIA; encoded by the exons ATGTCTAAGAGAG GACGTGGTGGGTCTTCTGGAGCCAAGTTCCGCATCTCGCTGGGTCTCCCAGTGGGAGCGGTCATCAACTGCGCCGACAACACAG GTGCTAAGAACCTGTACATCATCTCTGTGAAGGGCATCAAAGGCCGCCTGAACCGCCTGCCCGCTGCAGGAGTGGGTGACATGGTCATGGCCACAGTGAAGAAGGGCAAGCCAGAGCTCAGGAAGAAGG TGCATCCTGCGGTGGTGATACGGCAGCGGAAGTCGTATCGGCGAAAAGATGGCGTGTTCCTCTACTTTGAAGACAATGCGGGTGTCATAGTAAACAATAAAGGAGAAATGAAAG GTTCAGCCATCACAGGTCCAGTGGCCAAGGAGTGCGCTGACCTTTGGCCCAGGATTGCCTCCAACGCTGGCAGCATAGCCTGA